In Sodalis ligni, a single genomic region encodes these proteins:
- the hcp gene encoding hydroxylamine reductase, whose translation MFCVQCEQTIRTPLANGCAYAQGMCGKTAETSDLQDLLIAVLHGLSAWAIRARELGIVDHRVDSFAPRAFFATLTNVNFDSARIVEYAHETIALRERLIARCRALAPGADISHPMAHITLPALSLAGLQAEAQRFALNTDKDEVGADIHGLRMLCLYGLKGAAAYLEHAHVLGQYDDEVYRQYHEIMSWLGTRPAQMDDLLAQSMNIGKMNFSILAMLDRGETETYGNPKPTRVNVKAVAGKAILISGHDLRDLRMLLEQTEGTGINVYTHGEMLPAHGYPELKKFAHLAGNYGSGWQNQQTEFARFPGPVVMTSNCIIDPFVGQYDERIWTRSIVGWPGVKHLEGEDFSPVIKQAQSMPGFPYSEIEHMITIGFGRQTLLDAADTVIDLVAQQKLRHIFLVGGCDGSREERSYYTDFALGVPQDCLVMTLACGKYRFNKLDFGTLEGLPRLLDVGQCNDAYSAITLAVKLAEKLGCGVNDLPLSLVLSWFEQKAIVILLTLLSLGVKNIFVGPTAPAFLTDNLLAVLNQQFGLRPITEATRDLDAIFAACA comes from the coding sequence ATGTTTTGTGTGCAATGTGAACAAACCATCCGTACGCCTCTGGCTAACGGCTGCGCCTACGCGCAGGGAATGTGCGGTAAAACCGCCGAAACCTCCGATTTACAGGACCTGCTGATTGCGGTGCTCCATGGCTTATCGGCCTGGGCGATACGGGCTCGTGAACTGGGCATCGTCGATCATCGGGTAGACAGCTTTGCACCCCGGGCTTTTTTCGCCACCCTGACCAATGTGAACTTCGATTCGGCGCGCATCGTCGAATATGCCCATGAAACCATAGCCCTGCGCGAGAGATTGATTGCGCGCTGCCGGGCCCTGGCACCGGGAGCGGACATTTCGCATCCCATGGCCCATATCACGCTGCCCGCCCTGTCGCTGGCCGGGCTGCAGGCGGAAGCACAACGTTTCGCCCTCAATACCGATAAAGACGAAGTGGGCGCTGACATACACGGATTGCGAATGCTTTGCCTGTACGGCCTGAAAGGCGCCGCCGCCTATCTGGAACATGCCCATGTACTGGGGCAGTATGACGATGAAGTCTACCGTCAATACCATGAGATTATGTCCTGGCTCGGCACCCGGCCTGCGCAAATGGACGACCTGCTGGCGCAGTCGATGAATATCGGCAAAATGAATTTTTCCATACTGGCCATGCTAGACCGCGGCGAGACCGAAACCTATGGCAATCCGAAGCCCACCCGCGTGAACGTGAAAGCGGTGGCGGGCAAGGCCATACTGATTTCCGGCCATGACCTGCGGGACTTGCGGATGTTGCTGGAGCAGACCGAGGGCACCGGGATCAATGTTTATACCCACGGCGAGATGCTGCCCGCCCACGGCTATCCGGAGCTGAAAAAATTTGCCCATCTGGCGGGTAATTACGGCAGCGGCTGGCAGAACCAGCAGACTGAATTCGCCCGTTTCCCCGGACCGGTGGTGATGACCTCCAACTGCATTATCGATCCCTTCGTCGGGCAATATGACGAAAGGATCTGGACCCGCAGCATCGTCGGCTGGCCGGGGGTAAAGCACCTGGAAGGGGAGGATTTCTCGCCGGTTATCAAACAGGCCCAGAGCATGCCGGGTTTTCCTTACAGTGAAATCGAGCATATGATAACCATCGGATTCGGCCGCCAAACGCTGCTGGACGCCGCCGATACGGTTATCGACCTGGTGGCGCAGCAAAAGCTGCGGCATATCTTCCTGGTGGGCGGTTGCGACGGCAGCCGGGAAGAACGCAGCTACTACACCGATTTTGCCCTCGGCGTACCGCAGGACTGTCTGGTCATGACCCTGGCGTGCGGCAAATACCGTTTCAACAAGCTGGATTTCGGCACCCTGGAAGGGCTTCCCCGCCTGCTGGACGTAGGGCAATGCAACGATGCCTACTCGGCTATTACCCTAGCGGTAAAACTGGCGGAAAAATTGGGCTGCGGCGTCAATGATCTGCCGCTCAGCCTGGTGCTGTCCTGGTTTGAACAGAAGGCCATCGTGATCTTGCTTACGCTGCTGTCCCTGGGGGTAAAAAATATCTTTGTCGGCCCCACCGCGCCCGCCTTTCTCACCGACAATCTGCTGGCGGTGCTTAATCAGCAATTCGGCCTACGTCCCATCACCGAAGCGACCCGGGATCTCGATGCCATTTTCGCCGCCTGCGCCTAA
- a CDS encoding undecaprenyl-diphosphate phosphatase, producing MSFIQIVILAIVQGLAELLPVSSSAHVIMAEKLLGLDPTAPEMTLLLVMLHTGTMFAVILYFWKTWRSTYFSSGKAFRHNAFYIVLATAVTGVVGLTLQSLIKHLYAHNAADFEIEHLFGNSRLIAAGLAAAGVLIIASSRFGEREGGEISSVRAVVIGLVQGLCLPFRGFSRSGATISTGLAMGVTRRRAEEFSFALAVVLTPVVIAKEALRALHGGAANHPLPSGAIMPMLWPSLLGMVFSFIAGLVALRWLSRWLEHDRWHLFGGYCILAALLVFWLG from the coding sequence ATGTCTTTTATACAAATCGTTATCCTCGCTATCGTGCAGGGTCTGGCCGAATTGCTGCCGGTATCCAGTTCCGCCCATGTGATCATGGCCGAGAAGCTGCTGGGTCTGGATCCCACCGCGCCTGAAATGACGTTATTACTGGTGATGCTGCATACCGGCACCATGTTTGCGGTAATTCTTTATTTCTGGAAAACCTGGCGCAGCACCTATTTCAGCTCCGGCAAGGCCTTCCGCCACAATGCCTTTTATATTGTTCTGGCCACCGCGGTGACCGGCGTGGTGGGATTGACCCTGCAAAGCCTGATTAAACATCTTTATGCCCACAATGCCGCGGATTTTGAAATTGAGCATCTGTTTGGCAACAGCAGGCTTATTGCGGCGGGGCTGGCCGCCGCCGGCGTTTTGATTATCGCCTCGTCACGTTTTGGCGAACGCGAGGGCGGTGAAATATCAAGCGTCAGGGCGGTGGTCATCGGTTTGGTTCAGGGGCTCTGTTTGCCTTTTCGCGGATTTTCCCGATCGGGGGCCACCATCTCAACCGGACTGGCCATGGGGGTGACGCGCCGACGCGCCGAAGAGTTCAGCTTTGCCCTGGCGGTGGTGCTTACGCCGGTGGTGATCGCTAAAGAAGCGCTGCGGGCCTTACATGGCGGCGCGGCGAATCACCCATTGCCGTCAGGCGCAATCATGCCGATGCTGTGGCCCAGTCTGCTGGGGATGGTGTTCAGTTTTATTGCCGGCCTGGTTGCCCTGCGCTGGCTGTCGCGCTGGCTGGAACACGACCGCTGGCATCTGTTCGGCGGCTACTGCATTCTCGCCGCGCTGCTGGTATTTTGGCTCGGCTGA
- a CDS encoding Rrf2 family transcriptional regulator → MKLTRYTDYALRVIIYLGSRDDGLSSIAEISALYDISRNNLMKVVQDLAHLGYVEAIRGRSGGIRLGRPARDINLGTLIRHTEKNQKLVDCTRCVIAPVCGLPGVLSEATRAFFAVLDKYTLADLLVQRHHFNDLLIFSDQ, encoded by the coding sequence ATGAAGCTCACGCGATATACCGACTACGCATTACGGGTAATTATTTACCTCGGTTCGCGGGATGACGGCCTGTCGTCCATCGCTGAAATTTCCGCCTTATATGACATCTCGCGCAATAACCTAATGAAGGTAGTGCAGGATTTGGCCCATCTGGGCTATGTCGAGGCGATCCGCGGCCGCAGCGGCGGCATCCGCCTGGGGCGGCCGGCGCGGGATATCAATCTCGGCACGCTTATCCGCCACACCGAGAAAAACCAGAAGCTGGTGGACTGCACCCGGTGCGTGATTGCCCCCGTCTGCGGCCTGCCCGGGGTGCTGAGCGAGGCTACCCGGGCGTTTTTCGCCGTGCTGGATAAATACACCCTGGCGGATTTACTGGTGCAGCGCCACCATTTTAACGATCTGCTGATCTTCTCCGATCAATAA
- a CDS encoding DUF3413 domain-containing protein — translation MFRLNAFHSSKLNLKWAGMFWLLNAFLLTAVAFRFWQWISIPRGDIRSVVYLLTTQYGLFGAFCVLAMIIQCLVCFLPPRLFRSVGILMAFFLSALLVVDTLVYAQYRFHLNGVVLEMLFQGRDIIDLSWYTWLIGGCIGLVLLAVQCLFSAMAARMPRLQRLRKPAYVLMAVSILVSQGLHVWDDANYKTQIPGYTRQFPLYYPLTAKSRLVKWGLVDPSVALNKENNLHVASEGALHYPLQAIQFQKPAQQPNILFILIDAWRYDDANPQVTPNVSRFARQALRFHQHRSGGNSTEPGIFSLFYSLPDTYWLSVRNSGQRPVLMQTLADQGYEFSIHGSANINHPPFDRTVFAQIPNLKISNGARTPALRDQEITDDFKQFIDKRDGSRPFFGFLFYDAAHGYDLPPNPVTPFQPYWDRVDHIKLNNDFDPTPYHNLYRNALYYDDGLIGQVLTKLQQAGLDKNTLVIITSDHGEEFNDHKKNYWGHGSNYSDVQIHVPMFMRLPDGQSGDIDRRTTHFDVVPTLMATVAGVKTPVNDYSVGQNMLDPSAPQSQDMIVGSYYNYAVVSLDLINVVYPGGVFETLTPDLNPTKHRLLQGDRLKNIISLMSRFNR, via the coding sequence ATGTTCAGACTAAATGCCTTCCATTCCTCTAAGCTCAATCTTAAATGGGCCGGCATGTTCTGGTTGTTGAACGCCTTTTTACTGACGGCAGTCGCTTTTCGCTTTTGGCAGTGGATCTCCATTCCCCGGGGGGATATCCGCTCGGTGGTGTATTTGCTCACCACGCAGTACGGGCTGTTCGGCGCCTTCTGCGTGCTGGCGATGATTATTCAATGCCTGGTGTGTTTTTTGCCCCCCAGGCTGTTCCGCTCCGTCGGTATCCTCATGGCGTTTTTCCTCAGTGCGCTGCTGGTCGTGGATACCCTGGTGTACGCTCAATACCGTTTTCACCTGAACGGCGTAGTGCTGGAAATGCTGTTCCAGGGACGGGATATCATCGATCTCTCCTGGTATACCTGGCTGATAGGCGGTTGCATCGGTCTGGTATTGCTGGCGGTGCAATGCCTGTTCAGCGCCATGGCAGCGAGGATGCCGCGCCTGCAGCGGCTGCGCAAGCCGGCCTATGTGTTAATGGCGGTCAGTATTCTGGTCAGCCAGGGGCTGCATGTCTGGGACGATGCCAATTATAAAACCCAGATCCCCGGCTATACCCGGCAATTTCCGCTGTATTACCCCTTAACCGCCAAGAGCCGCCTGGTAAAATGGGGTCTAGTGGATCCTTCGGTGGCCCTGAACAAGGAAAACAACCTGCATGTGGCGAGCGAAGGGGCACTGCATTATCCCTTGCAGGCTATCCAATTCCAAAAACCGGCCCAGCAGCCCAACATCCTGTTTATCCTTATCGATGCCTGGCGCTACGATGACGCCAATCCGCAGGTGACCCCTAACGTCAGCCGCTTTGCCCGGCAGGCTTTGCGCTTTCATCAGCACCGCAGCGGCGGCAATTCCACCGAACCGGGTATTTTCAGTTTGTTCTATAGCCTGCCCGATACCTATTGGCTGTCGGTACGCAACAGCGGCCAGCGTCCGGTGTTAATGCAAACGCTGGCGGACCAGGGATATGAATTCTCCATACACGGTTCCGCCAATATCAATCATCCGCCGTTTGATCGAACGGTATTTGCCCAGATTCCCAATTTGAAGATCAGCAACGGCGCCCGTACTCCCGCCCTGCGGGATCAAGAGATAACCGATGATTTCAAGCAATTTATCGACAAGCGCGACGGCTCGCGGCCGTTCTTTGGTTTCCTGTTTTACGATGCCGCCCACGGTTATGACCTGCCTCCTAACCCGGTAACGCCGTTCCAGCCTTACTGGGATCGGGTGGACCATATCAAGCTGAATAATGATTTTGATCCCACGCCTTATCATAACCTCTACCGTAATGCGCTTTATTACGATGATGGGCTGATTGGCCAGGTATTAACCAAACTGCAGCAGGCCGGGCTGGATAAAAATACCCTGGTGATTATCACGTCCGATCACGGCGAGGAATTTAACGATCATAAAAAGAATTACTGGGGGCACGGCAGCAACTACAGCGATGTGCAGATTCATGTTCCGATGTTTATGCGTCTGCCGGATGGGCAAAGCGGCGATATCGACCGGCGCACCACGCATTTCGATGTGGTACCGACCCTGATGGCGACGGTGGCCGGGGTAAAAACGCCCGTCAACGATTACAGCGTGGGCCAGAATATGCTGGATCCCTCGGCCCCGCAGTCGCAGGATATGATTGTCGGCAGTTATTATAATTATGCCGTGGTCTCGCTGGATTTAATTAATGTGGTCTATCCCGGCGGCGTTTTCGAAACCCTGACCCCAGACCTGAACCCCACTAAGCACCGTTTGTTACAGGGGGATCGGCTGAAAAACATTATCAGCCTGATGTCGCGGTTTAATAGATAG
- the panS gene encoding ketopantoate/pantoate/pantothenate transporter PanS has translation MLAKITRLFPLWAVLLSVIAYYSPGTFTPMGPYVGYLLMLIMFAMGVTLRAGDFKRVLTRPAPVVAATFLHYLVMPLAAWLLAKLFHMPADLSAGMILVGSVSSGTASNVMIYLAKGDVALSVTISAVSTLVGVFATPLLTRLYVDTHIKVDVAGMLLSILQIVVIPIFAGLVVHHLFTKAVKRIEPGLPALSMVCILAIISAVVAGSQGFIGSVGLVVIAAVILHNGIGLLGGYWGGKLFGFDETTCRTMALEVGMQNSGLAATLGKIYFTPLAALPGALFSVWHNLSGSVLAGYWSGRPVEKDQHR, from the coding sequence ATGTTAGCCAAGATTACCCGCCTGTTCCCGCTGTGGGCCGTTTTGCTGTCGGTTATCGCCTATTACTCCCCGGGAACGTTCACCCCCATGGGTCCCTATGTGGGGTATTTGCTGATGCTTATTATGTTCGCCATGGGCGTAACCCTAAGAGCCGGCGATTTCAAACGGGTTCTCACGCGTCCGGCGCCGGTGGTGGCGGCCACTTTCCTGCATTATCTGGTGATGCCGCTGGCCGCCTGGTTATTGGCCAAACTGTTTCATATGCCCGCGGATCTGTCGGCAGGCATGATACTGGTGGGCAGCGTGTCGAGCGGGACAGCGTCCAATGTGATGATTTACCTGGCCAAAGGCGATGTGGCTTTGTCCGTCACCATCTCGGCGGTATCCACCCTGGTGGGGGTATTCGCCACGCCGTTGCTGACCCGGCTCTATGTAGATACCCATATCAAGGTGGATGTGGCGGGCATGCTGCTGAGCATCCTGCAAATCGTGGTCATTCCGATTTTTGCCGGCCTGGTTGTCCATCATTTATTCACCAAGGCCGTCAAGCGCATTGAACCGGGGCTGCCGGCGCTTTCCATGGTCTGCATCCTCGCCATCATCAGCGCGGTGGTGGCCGGCAGCCAGGGATTTATCGGCTCGGTGGGCCTGGTGGTCATTGCGGCGGTGATCCTGCATAACGGTATCGGCCTGCTCGGCGGCTACTGGGGCGGAAAACTGTTCGGCTTCGACGAAACCACCTGCCGCACAATGGCGCTTGAAGTGGGCATGCAGAACTCGGGATTGGCGGCAACACTGGGCAAGATATATTTCACGCCGCTGGCCGCCCTGCCCGGCGCGCTGTTCTCGGTTTGGCATAATCTGTCCGGTTCCGTGCTGGCCGGTTACTGGTCCGGCCGTCCGGTGGAAAAAGATCAGCATCGATAA
- a CDS encoding phosphotransferase has protein sequence MKFENDSSRAKRISDADRSRYIGEHIREHCAYEADVLNTKGENEGKALMFWAGRLENPLRMIYDNTDESPSPLTLQVTNGLNFFSDILTLGLKPLIGNLIANYLRREYYLSQGVEICAERQRHLSMAELATGINVEGFTFRHRGKAPILKPREIMHSVPLSERAAYSLRNPATGVQEELLIKVVDNKKTASATHDGKDNIYLKPTDQNEFMTYHSHPAKPDLPERRVIFDEEKSTWRYADSVDAAELNVQFSKGKSFIHLQGEKHELRMNRHRQYEAVVHKTSGTKEYLPVYREPLSREWHLEEHNGHSVFNTGQKKIINDFNMPIDKHVKYIAEQNGNQKRYGAGIIYRVEDTDAYSNDILYKAIEMNGMVVPVRERITSKNRLHYEIFDISDNQKRLTRLSLTALAGSLNTDVHSCIQFTEKAVTRDMLVDMDASQLSAPGHKGLRWDAREKPYLKVENKYLPIKKLNGNRYSIKAPMKGNRIYLRYNNEKFSVETARERLNNIITEGLSGRKRKLALDVLKEQDGFTEGSARELLLKYQFPERGFYDDYSFALEIEQTGKVPRWAKRFKKSHNPENAQSEAQKTVSVFAVGQPEHPIELKLGDILGEGCYGKVFTDASDNNYVIKKYVRDNKYLQIDIKTLTTNESNSFRRYYGEDSATLYHNEEEDFYLRMYRIPGKTVPQLPPNTLPPDAIERYVDMLEKLNHVGILHGDLHEGNIMWDDEAEIFHPIDIYNVKDQYFSGNSDNTLQNDIEEEEWLYLVDDITAKMKSNVQV, from the coding sequence ATGAAATTCGAGAATGACTCATCAAGAGCGAAAAGGATCTCTGATGCGGATAGAAGCCGGTATATCGGCGAACATATTCGAGAACATTGCGCTTATGAAGCAGACGTGCTTAATACTAAAGGCGAAAATGAAGGAAAAGCCTTGATGTTCTGGGCTGGACGGTTAGAAAATCCTCTTCGAATGATATATGACAATACCGATGAAAGCCCATCCCCTTTAACACTGCAAGTAACAAACGGGCTGAATTTCTTCTCTGACATTTTGACTCTGGGCTTAAAACCCCTCATTGGAAATCTTATTGCCAATTATCTTAGAAGAGAATACTACCTATCGCAAGGAGTCGAGATATGCGCAGAAAGACAGCGCCATCTGAGCATGGCTGAACTCGCTACTGGTATTAATGTCGAGGGATTTACGTTCAGACATCGGGGAAAAGCGCCAATCCTAAAACCGCGAGAAATAATGCATTCGGTTCCCCTGTCCGAACGGGCAGCCTACTCGCTGCGCAACCCTGCTACCGGGGTCCAAGAGGAACTGCTGATAAAAGTAGTAGATAACAAAAAAACAGCGAGCGCGACCCACGATGGCAAAGACAACATTTACCTGAAGCCGACGGATCAAAATGAGTTTATGACTTATCATTCTCATCCCGCCAAGCCGGACTTACCGGAAAGGAGAGTCATCTTTGATGAAGAGAAATCAACCTGGCGATATGCCGATAGCGTTGATGCCGCCGAGCTCAATGTACAATTCAGTAAAGGCAAGTCATTTATTCACCTGCAAGGAGAGAAACATGAATTACGTATGAATCGTCACCGACAATATGAAGCCGTTGTTCATAAGACATCCGGTACCAAGGAATATCTTCCTGTCTATAGGGAACCGTTGTCACGTGAATGGCATTTAGAAGAACACAACGGGCATTCTGTATTCAATACCGGACAGAAGAAAATTATTAATGATTTTAATATGCCAATCGACAAACACGTTAAGTACATCGCGGAACAGAACGGCAATCAAAAGAGGTATGGCGCCGGAATAATATACCGGGTGGAAGACACCGATGCTTATTCAAACGATATATTATATAAAGCCATTGAGATGAATGGCATGGTGGTGCCGGTGAGAGAGCGTATCACATCGAAAAATCGTCTGCATTATGAAATATTCGATATTTCTGATAATCAAAAGAGACTTACCCGGTTGAGTTTGACGGCGCTCGCTGGCTCTTTGAACACCGACGTCCATTCATGCATCCAATTCACTGAAAAAGCCGTTACGCGGGATATGCTCGTCGACATGGATGCCAGCCAGCTATCAGCGCCGGGCCATAAGGGATTAAGATGGGACGCCCGAGAGAAACCCTATTTGAAAGTTGAAAACAAATACTTGCCGATAAAGAAATTAAATGGCAATAGATACAGTATCAAAGCACCAATGAAGGGTAATCGCATATATCTCCGATATAACAATGAAAAATTCTCTGTCGAGACAGCTCGCGAGAGGTTGAACAATATCATTACCGAAGGCTTGAGCGGAAGAAAACGAAAACTTGCCTTGGACGTTTTGAAAGAGCAGGATGGGTTTACTGAAGGCAGCGCTAGGGAATTATTGCTAAAATATCAGTTTCCTGAAAGGGGTTTTTATGATGATTATAGTTTTGCTCTTGAAATTGAACAAACGGGTAAAGTACCTCGGTGGGCTAAGAGATTCAAGAAGTCCCACAACCCTGAAAACGCTCAATCAGAAGCGCAGAAAACGGTTTCAGTGTTTGCAGTGGGCCAACCCGAACATCCTATTGAACTGAAGCTGGGAGACATATTAGGGGAGGGCTGCTATGGTAAGGTTTTTACTGATGCCAGTGATAACAACTATGTCATAAAAAAATATGTCCGTGACAATAAATATCTTCAGATTGACATAAAAACTTTGACCACTAACGAATCCAACTCATTCCGCCGTTATTACGGCGAGGACTCGGCAACATTATATCATAATGAAGAGGAAGATTTTTATCTGCGAATGTACCGTATTCCAGGTAAAACGGTTCCGCAGCTTCCCCCAAACACTTTACCCCCTGACGCCATTGAGCGGTACGTGGACATGCTGGAAAAACTTAATCATGTCGGCATATTACACGGTGATCTCCACGAGGGTAACATCATGTGGGATGACGAAGCGGAAATATTTCATCCCATCGATATTTACAATGTCAAAGACCAGTATTTCAGTGGAAATTCAGATAACACGCTTCAAAACGATATAGAGGAAGAGGAATGGCTCTATTTGGTTGATGACATCACCGCAAAAATGAAAAGCAATGTCCAGGTTTAA
- the umuC gene encoding translesion error-prone DNA polymerase V subunit UmuC, translating to MFALADVNSFYASCETVFRPDLQGLPVVVLSNNDGCVIARSREAKQLGIKMGLPYFQLGELIRKHRIAIFSSNYALYADMSARVMSILEAMAPRTEIYSIDEAWMDVSGIEASMPYTEFGHRVRTRVRQDTGLTVGVGIARTKTLAKLCNHAAKQWPATGGVVALNDPARLRKLMSLVPVEEVWGVGRRISRRLNAVGIHNALQLAESNISFIRKTFSVVLERTVRELQGESCIALEEQTPVKQQIVCSRSFGGRVTALADMRQAVCRYAERAAEKLRQEQQYCRQIAVFIRSSPYAVNEPYYANGASENLLTATQDTRDIVAAAMRGLERIWKEGPRYAKAGVMLNDFSPTRQAQLHLFDSCPPRRASMELMAVLDKINHTGIGRVWFAGQGIAPSWAMRRDMLSPAYTTRWGELPTARLC from the coding sequence ATGTTTGCCCTGGCGGACGTGAACAGCTTCTACGCCTCCTGCGAAACGGTATTCCGGCCGGATCTGCAAGGGTTGCCGGTGGTGGTGCTGAGCAACAATGACGGCTGCGTCATTGCCCGTTCCAGAGAAGCCAAACAGCTTGGCATAAAAATGGGCCTGCCTTATTTTCAGCTGGGGGAACTGATCCGCAAGCACCGTATCGCGATTTTCTCGTCTAACTATGCGCTGTATGCCGATATGTCGGCCCGGGTCATGTCTATTCTGGAAGCCATGGCGCCGCGCACCGAAATCTACTCCATTGACGAAGCCTGGATGGACGTTAGCGGCATCGAAGCCAGCATGCCCTACACGGAATTCGGCCATCGGGTGCGAACCAGGGTCCGGCAAGACACCGGTCTGACGGTTGGGGTAGGCATCGCCCGCACCAAAACCCTGGCTAAGCTGTGCAATCACGCGGCCAAACAGTGGCCGGCCACCGGCGGCGTAGTGGCTCTCAACGACCCGGCGCGCCTGCGCAAACTGATGTCGCTGGTGCCGGTGGAGGAGGTTTGGGGCGTGGGCCGCCGCATCTCCCGCCGGCTCAATGCCGTGGGGATTCATAATGCCTTGCAGCTGGCGGAATCGAATATTTCGTTTATCCGCAAGACTTTCAGCGTGGTATTGGAACGCACGGTGCGGGAACTGCAGGGAGAATCCTGTATCGCCCTGGAGGAGCAAACGCCGGTAAAGCAACAAATTGTCTGCAGCCGCTCGTTCGGTGGTCGCGTCACCGCCCTGGCCGATATGCGGCAGGCGGTTTGCCGCTATGCGGAGCGGGCGGCGGAAAAATTACGCCAGGAACAACAATATTGCCGGCAAATAGCCGTATTCATCCGCTCTTCACCCTATGCCGTCAATGAACCTTATTATGCCAACGGCGCCAGTGAAAACCTGCTGACCGCCACCCAGGACACGCGGGATATAGTCGCCGCCGCCATGCGCGGGCTGGAACGGATTTGGAAAGAGGGCCCGCGCTACGCCAAGGCCGGAGTAATGCTGAATGATTTTTCCCCGACCCGCCAGGCGCAACTGCACTTATTCGATTCCTGTCCCCCCCGGCGCGCCAGTATGGAGCTGATGGCGGTGCTGGATAAAATCAACCACACCGGCATCGGCCGGGTCTGGTTCGCCGGTCAAGGCATTGCCCCCTCATGGGCGATGCGCCGGGATATGTTATCCCCCGCCTATACCACCCGCTGGGGGGAATTACCCACAGCCAGGCTTTGCTGA
- the umuD gene encoding translesion error-prone DNA polymerase V autoproteolytic subunit — MKIIADFSGAHAMLPVLSLPLFADQCRAGFPSPAQDYVEKTLDLNEYCIRHPSATYFVRASGESMIEAGIGDGDLLVVDRGETAGHGDIVIAAVDGEFTVKRLCLKPRLALQPMNPAFPTLYPQPDALEIFGVVLYAIHNTRN, encoded by the coding sequence ATGAAGATTATCGCAGACTTTTCCGGCGCCCATGCCATGCTGCCGGTGCTATCGCTCCCCTTGTTTGCCGATCAATGCCGGGCGGGCTTTCCTTCGCCGGCGCAGGACTATGTGGAAAAAACGCTCGACCTGAACGAGTATTGCATCCGCCATCCCAGCGCCACCTATTTTGTCCGCGCCAGCGGCGAATCGATGATTGAAGCCGGTATCGGCGACGGCGATTTATTAGTGGTGGATCGCGGTGAAACCGCCGGTCATGGCGATATCGTCATAGCCGCCGTCGATGGCGAATTCACCGTCAAACGGCTGTGCCTTAAGCCGCGCCTGGCGCTGCAACCGATGAATCCGGCTTTTCCGACGCTCTATCCCCAGCCGGATGCTTTGGAAATCTTCGGCGTGGTGCTGTACGCCATCCATAATACCCGGAACTAG